From Candidatus Sphingomonas colombiensis, one genomic window encodes:
- a CDS encoding TetR/AcrR family transcriptional regulator, giving the protein MNKRAAASGTPAANDTIAPEEVRVPKAGRPSKPLITRRAAAETALALIDRDGLDALSLQSVARSIGVSAPSLYHHFKDKEELLTQVARYMLEEINREQERWSDDWETRTIELSLATRRVALRHPNAAPLAMRFFPRKLMLPAYERTLIDCPYPPEAHAVLLEVIEKFTYGSSLFAAAAEAHHTPAMPAVDAAHFPYLREALARAPADDEQLYVESLRAILDGLRARYGK; this is encoded by the coding sequence ATGAACAAACGGGCAGCAGCAAGCGGCACGCCAGCCGCCAATGACACGATCGCGCCGGAAGAGGTCCGCGTCCCCAAGGCGGGGCGCCCGTCCAAGCCGCTAATCACGCGGCGCGCGGCGGCCGAAACCGCGCTGGCGCTCATCGATCGCGACGGGCTCGATGCGCTCAGTCTGCAATCGGTGGCGCGCTCGATCGGAGTCAGCGCGCCCTCGCTCTACCATCATTTCAAGGATAAGGAGGAGTTGCTCACCCAGGTCGCGCGCTACATGCTCGAGGAGATCAATCGCGAGCAGGAGCGCTGGTCCGATGATTGGGAGACCCGCACGATCGAACTCAGCCTGGCGACGCGCCGGGTCGCGCTGCGCCACCCCAATGCCGCGCCGCTTGCGATGCGCTTCTTTCCGCGCAAGCTGATGCTGCCGGCCTATGAGCGGACGCTGATCGATTGCCCCTATCCGCCCGAGGCCCATGCCGTGCTGCTCGAGGTGATCGAGAAATTCACTTATGGCTCGTCGTTGTTCGCCGCGGCGGCGGAGGCGCATCACACCCCCGCGATGCCGGCGGTCGATGCGGCGCATTTCCCCTATCTGCGTGAGGCGCTCGCACGTGCGCCGGCGGACGATGAGCAACTTTATGTGGAGTCGCTGCGGGCCATTCTCGATGGCCTGCGCGCGCGATACGGCAAATAG
- a CDS encoding TonB-dependent receptor: MARAVKLALVALSTTAMSPLAATAQTTDQSPPADTPQSAAPTTDDIIVSARRRDERLLDTPVAITAVSGEKLGQYQVTTVSDLATQVPSLVAGKASSGSAASIFLRGVGSTALSAGFDQSVSFVMDGLPLSRGRDIALPQFDIQRVEVLKGPQALFFGKNTTGGLVSITSNGPTDHFEAGIKGGYGFEAKQKYVEAYISGPISDTLKARIAGRYSNSLGAFTNTAAPTYTNYIPGQERFRNSAHRGFAETIGVRGTIDWTPSDTVHFELKGGYANVQDGGPTDNQERLCGAGRTTPAFANGIPPSPNADCRVNGRSDQSGIPIQVAQANYRWARDGHMYGDFTSEYAVLTGNITSDPFDVTSITGFYHFRQYDLNNVSGEAYPAGFSEKTDFVQYSEELRFQSKFDGPFNLLAGVFYAHGDLIFNTDAYIFPVPNDGVSGTFVTFKRNDGFSSDSMSGFAQGTLNIGKLELSGGARYSLESRNSYQQSLPAYSAFAAVFPGNVRIDDRYRDTNLSPEATIRYKPNADTTIYAAYKQGFKSGGFNISQSLIPGATDATGRFGAERAEGFEAGLRTLLLGRALSFNLTAYDYTYKNLQVQFFDPVTTGEIAGNAGKLITKGVEADFNFRVPGLSGFSLHGAAAYNDARYHDFIGQCFSGQTIEQGCNQDFDPASGAYTKQNYENRIAPKAPKFSGRAGATLDLPVTASGFRLVTNGDVSYSSSYNFSDALRPDSIQRRFAKVDASIALVAPDKRWTLSVIGRNLTNQLVVITSNDIPFTGGTGTGTHVGNVSDINAYVENPREIFVEFGIKF, translated from the coding sequence ATGGCTCGCGCCGTCAAACTCGCGCTCGTAGCGCTTTCCACCACTGCCATGTCGCCGCTTGCGGCGACCGCGCAGACCACCGATCAGTCACCGCCGGCCGACACCCCGCAAAGCGCAGCGCCCACGACGGACGACATCATCGTTTCCGCGCGCCGCCGTGACGAACGGCTCCTCGACACGCCGGTCGCGATCACCGCCGTTTCGGGCGAAAAGCTCGGGCAATATCAGGTCACGACGGTCTCCGACCTCGCGACGCAGGTGCCCTCGCTCGTCGCGGGCAAGGCCTCGTCGGGGTCCGCCGCCAGCATCTTCCTGCGCGGCGTCGGTTCGACCGCGCTCAGCGCCGGGTTCGATCAGTCGGTGTCGTTCGTGATGGACGGGCTGCCGCTCAGCCGCGGGCGCGACATCGCATTGCCGCAGTTCGACATCCAGCGCGTCGAGGTGCTCAAGGGACCGCAGGCTCTGTTCTTCGGCAAGAACACCACGGGCGGCCTCGTCAGCATCACCAGCAACGGGCCGACCGATCATTTCGAAGCGGGAATCAAGGGCGGCTACGGCTTTGAAGCGAAGCAGAAATATGTCGAAGCTTATATCTCCGGCCCGATCAGCGACACGCTGAAGGCGCGCATCGCGGGCCGTTATTCGAACAGCCTGGGCGCGTTCACCAACACCGCCGCCCCAACCTATACCAATTACATTCCCGGACAGGAACGCTTCCGCAATTCGGCCCATCGCGGTTTCGCGGAGACGATCGGGGTGCGCGGCACGATCGACTGGACGCCGAGCGATACGGTCCATTTCGAGCTGAAGGGCGGCTATGCCAATGTGCAGGACGGCGGCCCGACCGACAATCAGGAGCGTTTGTGCGGCGCTGGCCGGACGACGCCTGCGTTCGCCAATGGCATCCCGCCCAGCCCCAATGCCGATTGCCGGGTCAATGGCCGCTCGGATCAGTCGGGCATCCCGATTCAGGTAGCGCAGGCCAATTACCGCTGGGCGCGCGACGGCCATATGTATGGGGATTTCACCTCGGAATATGCGGTGCTGACCGGCAATATCACGAGCGACCCGTTCGACGTGACGTCGATCACCGGCTTCTACCATTTCCGGCAATATGATCTGAACAACGTGTCGGGCGAGGCTTATCCCGCCGGCTTCTCCGAAAAGACCGACTTCGTTCAATATTCCGAAGAACTGCGTTTCCAGTCGAAGTTCGACGGTCCGTTCAACCTGCTTGCCGGCGTGTTCTACGCCCACGGCGATCTGATCTTCAACACCGACGCATATATCTTCCCCGTGCCGAATGACGGGGTGTCGGGCACCTTCGTCACGTTCAAGCGCAACGACGGCTTCAGCAGCGATTCGATGTCCGGCTTCGCACAGGGCACGCTCAATATCGGCAAGCTCGAACTGTCGGGCGGCGCGCGTTACAGCTTGGAATCGCGCAATTCCTATCAGCAGTCGCTCCCCGCCTATAGCGCCTTCGCGGCCGTCTTCCCCGGCAATGTCCGGATCGACGATCGCTATCGCGACACAAATCTCTCGCCCGAAGCGACGATCCGCTACAAGCCCAATGCCGATACGACGATCTACGCCGCGTATAAGCAGGGCTTCAAATCGGGCGGTTTCAACATCTCGCAGTCACTCATTCCCGGCGCGACCGATGCGACCGGCCGGTTCGGCGCCGAGCGCGCGGAGGGCTTCGAGGCCGGGCTGCGCACCTTGCTGTTAGGTCGCGCGCTGAGCTTCAACCTCACCGCCTACGATTATACCTATAAGAACTTGCAGGTGCAGTTCTTCGATCCCGTCACAACGGGCGAGATCGCCGGTAATGCGGGCAAATTGATCACCAAGGGCGTGGAGGCCGATTTCAACTTCCGTGTGCCGGGCCTCAGCGGTTTCAGCCTGCATGGCGCCGCCGCCTATAACGACGCGCGCTATCATGATTTCATCGGCCAATGTTTCTCGGGGCAGACGATCGAGCAAGGCTGCAACCAGGATTTCGATCCCGCGAGCGGCGCCTATACCAAGCAGAATTACGAAAATCGCATCGCGCCCAAGGCGCCGAAATTCTCCGGCCGGGCCGGTGCGACGCTCGATCTGCCGGTGACCGCCTCGGGCTTCCGCCTCGTCACCAATGGCGATGTCAGTTATTCGTCGAGCTATAATTTCTCCGACGCGCTGCGCCCGGATTCGATCCAGCGCCGGTTCGCCAAGGTCGACGCATCGATCGCGCTCGTCGCGCCCGACAAACGCTGGACGCTGTCGGTGATCGGGCGCAACCTCACCAACCAGCTCGTCGTCATCACCTCGAACGATATCCCGTTCACCGGGGGCACGGGCACCGGCACGCATGTCGGCAATGTCTCCGACATCAACGCTTATGTCGAAAATCCGCGCGAAATCTTCGTCGAGTTCGGCATCAAGTTCTAA
- a CDS encoding aromatic ring-hydroxylating dioxygenase subunit alpha, with amino-acid sequence MNDVAELAKPSERKVTRLSDLTQSQQHAIRRIPAERDAVNVPLAASRPNAIFTGRARFEAEQAKVFTKHAVPVAVAALLPEPGSVVAVEAYGKPLLITRTRDDEIRVFINACQHKGAKLVEDCAVHKQGRMVCPYHAWTYGLDGKLIGVARSDMFEGVIKDQRGLKQLASTVWGGVIYAQLDGGALDVSQLSPQVDADFDALGLPTAHVYGRKTFDLKANWKVVLEPFLEGYHVQRLHAASIGNLFVDAPSMVDSFGANIRQVSGRIGYEPAMLDEDPDGNIHKLITHAYTAFPNVVVVTSQYYISLMILMPYDVDRTIVHYYMLTPGAATTPKAEEVFERSYDLIIKVFGGEDFRAAQISQEGLNAGVPENTVYCGLEENVIRYYDAFEALL; translated from the coding sequence ATGAATGATGTCGCCGAACTTGCGAAACCGTCCGAGCGCAAGGTCACGCGGTTGTCCGATCTCACGCAGAGCCAGCAGCACGCGATCCGCCGCATCCCTGCGGAGCGTGACGCGGTGAACGTGCCGCTGGCGGCCTCTCGTCCCAATGCGATCTTCACCGGCCGCGCGCGATTCGAGGCGGAGCAGGCGAAGGTGTTCACCAAACATGCCGTGCCGGTCGCGGTCGCCGCCTTGCTGCCCGAGCCCGGATCAGTCGTCGCGGTCGAGGCTTATGGAAAGCCGCTGCTCATCACGCGGACGCGCGACGACGAAATCCGCGTCTTCATCAACGCCTGCCAGCACAAGGGCGCCAAGCTGGTCGAGGATTGCGCCGTCCACAAACAGGGGCGGATGGTGTGCCCCTATCACGCCTGGACCTATGGCCTCGACGGCAAGCTGATCGGCGTCGCCCGCTCGGACATGTTCGAGGGGGTAATCAAGGATCAGCGCGGGCTGAAACAGCTCGCCAGCACCGTCTGGGGCGGGGTGATCTACGCCCAGCTGGACGGCGGCGCGCTCGACGTGTCGCAGCTGTCGCCGCAGGTCGATGCGGATTTCGACGCGCTCGGCCTGCCGACCGCGCACGTCTATGGCCGCAAGACGTTCGACCTGAAGGCCAATTGGAAGGTCGTGCTCGAACCATTTCTGGAGGGCTATCACGTCCAGCGGCTCCACGCCGCATCGATCGGCAATCTGTTCGTCGACGCACCCAGCATGGTCGACAGCTTCGGCGCCAACATCCGCCAGGTTTCCGGGCGCATCGGTTATGAACCGGCGATGCTCGACGAGGACCCCGACGGCAATATCCACAAGCTGATCACCCACGCCTATACGGCTTTCCCCAACGTCGTGGTGGTAACCAGCCAATATTACATCAGCCTGATGATCCTGATGCCCTATGACGTCGATCGGACGATCGTCCATTATTACATGCTGACCCCCGGCGCGGCGACGACACCCAAGGCAGAGGAAGTATTCGAGCGGTCTTACGATCTCATCATCAAGGTATTCGGCGGGGAAGACTTCCGCGCGGCGCAGATCAGCCAGGAAGGTCTGAACGCTGGCGTCCCGGAGAATACGGTCTATTGCGGGCTCGAGGAGAATGTGATCCGCTATTATGATGCGTTCGAAGCGCTTCTCTAG
- a CDS encoding SDR family oxidoreductase, translating to MSATLDGRVALVTGASAGLGRGFARTLAAAGAAVVVCARREKALTTLVKEITAEGGRALAHPIDIADAAAIPAVFDAAEATFGTVDILVNNAGIPDANYATRLSLETIDRVIDVNFRAPFLFATEAAQRLIAAGKPGRIVNLSSVGAFHYTPTSASALYCATKSGIIRMTETLALEWAAHGINVNAIAPGFFESEMTAGFIDRVGDKVRDRFPRRRFGTPAKLASTLLYLVDPESDFVTGTCITVDDAQTSR from the coding sequence ATGAGCGCGACGCTGGATGGACGGGTCGCGCTTGTCACGGGCGCGAGCGCCGGGCTCGGGCGCGGTTTTGCGCGGACGCTGGCGGCGGCGGGCGCGGCGGTCGTGGTGTGCGCGCGTCGCGAAAAAGCACTGACGACTTTGGTAAAGGAGATCACCGCCGAAGGCGGCCGCGCGCTGGCGCATCCGATCGACATCGCCGATGCCGCGGCGATCCCGGCGGTGTTCGACGCGGCGGAGGCGACATTCGGCACGGTCGACATCCTCGTCAACAACGCCGGCATCCCGGACGCCAATTACGCCACGCGGCTGTCGCTGGAGACGATCGATCGCGTGATCGACGTCAATTTTCGCGCGCCGTTCCTTTTTGCGACCGAAGCCGCGCAGCGGCTGATCGCGGCGGGCAAGCCGGGGCGGATCGTCAACCTCTCATCGGTCGGCGCATTCCACTACACTCCCACCAGCGCATCGGCGCTCTATTGCGCGACCAAAAGCGGCATCATCCGCATGACCGAGACGCTGGCGCTGGAATGGGCGGCGCATGGCATCAACGTCAATGCGATCGCCCCCGGCTTCTTCGAAAGCGAAATGACCGCCGGATTCATCGACCGGGTCGGTGACAAGGTGCGCGATCGCTTTCCACGCCGGCGGTTCGGCACCCCTGCGAAGCTCGCCAGCACCTTGCTATATCTGGTTGATCCGGAATCAGATTTCGTCACCGGAACGTGCATCACCGTTGACGACGCACAGACCAGCCGCTGA
- a CDS encoding acyl-CoA dehydrogenase, whose product MNELSGLRDALDRHLAGAAPGEAWQALIAAGVTGLLVPEDLGGLGLPAAAAAPVMEAIGAHNVATPFLESAILAARLLQIERSAAGDAILRAIADGARIAIAGLDARLRPTLSATPTASGWRLDGDAALVLDGATADHLLVVARTERYANALLLVDRDRASVLARAYPTIDGRAAADLRFLAVDAILLANDVGEALEAIADIALGCLATEAAALMQRLVADTVAYAKQREQFGQPIARFQAIQHRLADMHIQTRRTRAIAARAMDALDAHWAERARLASAAKVTAANAGRFVGQNAVQLHGGMGMTEELPIGRCFKRLTVIEHELGSADQHRQRYARMAAQSRG is encoded by the coding sequence GTGAACGAACTGTCGGGTCTGCGCGATGCGCTCGACCGACATCTCGCGGGCGCCGCGCCCGGCGAGGCATGGCAGGCGCTGATCGCCGCCGGGGTCACCGGCCTGCTGGTGCCCGAGGACCTGGGCGGACTGGGTTTGCCCGCTGCGGCCGCCGCGCCGGTGATGGAAGCGATCGGCGCCCATAATGTCGCCACGCCGTTTCTCGAATCCGCGATCCTCGCCGCGCGCCTGCTTCAAATCGAACGAAGCGCGGCCGGGGATGCGATATTGCGCGCGATCGCCGATGGCGCACGCATCGCGATCGCCGGGCTCGATGCCCGGCTGCGACCGACGCTTAGCGCTACGCCGACCGCGAGTGGCTGGCGACTGGACGGCGATGCCGCACTGGTGCTCGACGGCGCGACGGCCGATCACCTGCTCGTCGTCGCGCGCACCGAGCGATATGCGAACGCGCTGTTGCTCGTCGATCGCGACAGGGCCTCGGTCCTCGCGCGCGCCTATCCGACGATCGACGGGCGCGCCGCCGCCGACCTGCGTTTCCTCGCCGTCGATGCGATCTTGCTGGCGAACGATGTGGGCGAAGCGCTGGAGGCGATCGCCGATATCGCGCTCGGCTGCCTCGCCACCGAAGCGGCTGCGCTGATGCAGCGGCTGGTGGCCGACACCGTCGCCTACGCCAAGCAGCGCGAACAATTCGGCCAGCCGATCGCGCGCTTTCAGGCGATCCAGCACCGTCTCGCCGATATGCATATCCAGACGCGGCGCACCCGCGCGATCGCCGCGCGGGCGATGGATGCGCTCGATGCGCATTGGGCGGAGCGCGCGCGGCTGGCGAGCGCAGCGAAAGTGACTGCGGCAAACGCCGGGCGGTTCGTCGGGCAGAATGCTGTCCAGCTCCACGGCGGGATGGGGATGACCGAGGAATTGCCGATCGGCCGTTGCTTCAAGCGGCTGACGGTGATCGAACACGAACTCGGCAGCGCCGACCAACATCGCCAGCGTTATGCGCGGATGGCGGCGCAATCGCGGGGTTAG
- a CDS encoding acyl-CoA dehydrogenase family protein: protein MTLALSPEDEAFRAEVRAFLAEKLTPALRLAGERMTSVYADHDAQMAWQAILHEKGWAAPAWPREHGGAGWTVVQRHIFARERVLAGAPPTSPMGINMAGPAILAFGSAAQKAYFLPSMLSGEHFWCQGYSEPQAGSDLAALQMKAVRDGDDFICSGSKIWTTHANVANWMFCLVRTTRAERKQQGITFLLIDMTTPGIEVRPIVMSSGEWIQNQVFFDNVRVPVANVLGAIDDGWTVAKYLLEFERGGSAYAPELQVRLDALRDEAGALADDPLFAAKLTDLAIEIEVLDALESETLSALSRGAPIGSDASMMKILGTELAGRLSELALEAAGALGRAWQPGVAKAGGPVVDYPGDPGDYCSAAPWQAIAPLRYLNARAGPIYAGTNEIQRGIIAKAEFGI, encoded by the coding sequence ATGACGCTCGCGCTGTCGCCCGAAGATGAGGCGTTTCGCGCCGAGGTGCGGGCGTTTCTCGCCGAGAAGCTGACGCCGGCGCTGCGCCTCGCGGGCGAGCGGATGACCAGCGTCTATGCCGATCACGATGCACAGATGGCGTGGCAGGCGATCCTGCACGAGAAGGGCTGGGCTGCGCCGGCATGGCCCAGGGAGCATGGCGGCGCCGGCTGGACGGTGGTGCAGCGGCATATCTTCGCGCGCGAGCGCGTGCTCGCCGGCGCCCCGCCCACCTCGCCGATGGGGATCAACATGGCCGGGCCGGCGATCCTCGCCTTCGGCAGCGCGGCGCAGAAGGCGTATTTCCTGCCGTCCATGCTTTCGGGCGAGCATTTCTGGTGTCAGGGCTATTCGGAACCGCAGGCGGGATCGGACCTTGCCGCGCTGCAGATGAAGGCGGTGCGCGACGGTGACGATTTCATCTGTTCGGGCAGCAAGATCTGGACGACCCATGCCAATGTCGCGAACTGGATGTTCTGCCTCGTCCGCACCACGCGCGCCGAACGCAAGCAGCAGGGGATCACCTTCCTGCTGATCGATATGACGACGCCGGGGATCGAGGTCCGCCCGATCGTCATGTCCTCGGGCGAGTGGATTCAGAATCAGGTGTTCTTCGACAATGTCCGCGTGCCGGTCGCCAATGTGCTCGGCGCGATCGACGATGGCTGGACGGTGGCGAAATACCTGCTGGAGTTCGAGCGCGGCGGATCGGCTTACGCCCCCGAATTGCAGGTGCGGCTCGATGCGCTGCGTGACGAAGCGGGGGCACTAGCGGACGATCCCCTGTTCGCGGCGAAGCTCACCGATCTTGCGATCGAGATCGAAGTGCTCGACGCGCTGGAGAGCGAAACGCTCTCGGCCCTGTCGCGCGGCGCGCCGATCGGCAGCGACGCCTCGATGATGAAAATCCTCGGCACCGAACTCGCCGGCCGACTGTCGGAACTTGCGTTGGAGGCGGCGGGGGCGCTCGGCCGGGCGTGGCAACCGGGGGTGGCGAAGGCCGGCGGGCCAGTGGTCGATTATCCCGGCGATCCGGGCGATTATTGCAGCGCCGCGCCGTGGCAGGCGATCGCGCCGCTGCGCTATCTCAACGCCCGCGCCGGGCCGATCTACGCCGGAACCAACGAGATCCAGCGCGGGATCATCGCTAAGGCCGAATTCGGGATTTAG
- a CDS encoding FAD-dependent oxidoreductase, which produces MDRYDYIIVGAGAAGCVLAYRLSEAPANRVCVIEAGPRDTHPFIAMPKGLAKVMADPKHLWAYASQPEASTAGQSEMWVRGRVLGGSSSINGMMWVRGQPADFDALAELTSDDWNWEHIGAAYAALENHELGAAPTRGGSGPLKVTMPTMRDALSEAQIRAGEAMGWPRKQDINTPDNDDGIGYAPRTIAGGKRQSAATAFLRPAEQRANLTVLTDCTVDRVVFDGNRATGVEVLRGGRRETVGAAREVILCGGAMATPGILERSGVGDARRLAALGVPLVHDNPEVGEGLIEHRGLIMQWKLTRDLSQNKEFSGWRLLRATLRYYLTRGGPMASAAYEIGGWFRTRPGLNRPDAQVLVAPFSFDFDKQRQDVERFPGMSVVVYPLRPTSRGSIHIATRDPDAAATFQPNYRANEADRQAMIGAVRVIRDYVRQAPLGEMVGEETMPGAVVDSDAQILDAYDRFGTCGYHAVGSCRMGKDGASVVDPQLNVRGVTGLRAMDTSIMPLIPAGNTQGPTMAMAWRAADLILAARD; this is translated from the coding sequence ATGGACCGCTACGATTACATCATCGTCGGCGCGGGCGCAGCGGGATGTGTGCTGGCCTATCGCCTGAGCGAAGCCCCCGCGAACCGGGTCTGCGTGATCGAGGCCGGGCCGCGCGATACCCACCCCTTCATCGCCATGCCCAAGGGGCTGGCGAAGGTGATGGCCGATCCCAAACATCTCTGGGCCTATGCCAGCCAGCCGGAAGCGAGCACCGCCGGCCAATCCGAAATGTGGGTGCGCGGCCGGGTGCTAGGCGGATCGAGCTCCATCAACGGCATGATGTGGGTGCGCGGCCAGCCGGCAGATTTCGACGCGCTCGCGGAACTGACCAGCGACGATTGGAACTGGGAGCATATCGGGGCGGCCTATGCCGCGCTCGAAAATCACGAACTGGGGGCCGCGCCGACCCGCGGCGGCAGCGGGCCGCTGAAGGTGACGATGCCAACGATGCGCGACGCCTTGTCCGAAGCGCAGATCCGTGCCGGCGAGGCGATGGGCTGGCCGCGCAAACAGGACATCAACACCCCCGACAACGACGACGGGATCGGTTATGCCCCGCGCACGATCGCGGGCGGCAAGCGGCAAAGCGCTGCGACCGCTTTCCTGCGCCCCGCCGAGCAGCGCGCCAATCTGACCGTTCTGACCGATTGCACGGTCGATCGCGTCGTCTTCGACGGCAACCGCGCCACCGGGGTGGAGGTACTGCGCGGTGGTCGCCGCGAAACGGTCGGTGCCGCGCGTGAGGTGATCCTGTGCGGCGGCGCGATGGCGACCCCCGGCATCCTCGAACGATCCGGCGTCGGCGATGCCCGGCGACTCGCTGCGCTGGGCGTCCCGCTCGTCCACGACAATCCCGAAGTCGGCGAAGGGCTGATCGAGCATCGCGGGCTTATCATGCAATGGAAGCTCACCCGCGATCTTTCGCAGAACAAGGAATTCAGCGGCTGGCGGCTGCTGCGCGCGACGCTGCGTTATTATCTGACGCGCGGCGGGCCGATGGCGTCCGCTGCCTATGAGATCGGCGGATGGTTCCGCACGCGGCCGGGGCTCAACCGCCCGGATGCGCAGGTGCTGGTCGCGCCCTTCTCGTTCGATTTCGACAAGCAGCGGCAGGATGTCGAGCGCTTTCCGGGGATGAGCGTCGTCGTCTATCCATTGCGGCCTACCTCGCGCGGCAGCATCCATATCGCGACCCGCGACCCCGATGCCGCCGCGACCTTCCAGCCCAATTATCGCGCCAATGAGGCCGATCGCCAGGCGATGATCGGCGCGGTTCGCGTGATCCGCGATTATGTCCGCCAGGCGCCGCTCGGCGAAATGGTCGGCGAGGAAACGATGCCCGGCGCGGTGGTCGACAGCGATGCGCAGATTCTCGACGCTTACGATCGCTTCGGCACCTGCGGCTATCACGCGGTCGGCAGTTGTCGGATGGGCAAGGATGGCGCCTCGGTGGTCGATCCGCAGCTCAACGTGCGCGGGGTCACCGGACTGCGCGCGATGGACACCTCGATCATGCCATTGATTCCGGCTGGAAATACCCAGGGGCCGACGATGGCGATGGCGTGGCGCGCGGCCGATCTGATCCTCGCCGCGCGCGACTGA
- a CDS encoding alpha/beta hydrolase, with product MTNIKRRYRSADGIELVADVAGPADAPAVVLLHGGGQTRHSWSGAMRDLAGRGYHVISYDARGHGESDWSPTADYALDDRVNDLRAIVETLAQPYALVGASLGGATAIHAAASGLSPAAMILVDIVPEPEHDGIARIVDFMRANPAGFASLDEAADAVAAYNPARPRPRDPSGLLRNLRARDDGRLYWHWDPLTTATPAATHHAVVQRSARALAQRSKMPLMLVRGLKSEVVSDSGVAAFKADVPWLEVADVRDAGHMVAGDRNDAFSASVAAFLLRHLTVEMPA from the coding sequence ATGACAAACATCAAGCGACGCTATCGCTCGGCCGACGGAATCGAGTTGGTCGCGGATGTGGCCGGGCCGGCGGACGCCCCTGCCGTCGTGTTGCTGCACGGCGGCGGCCAGACCCGGCACAGCTGGTCGGGCGCGATGCGCGATCTTGCCGGTCGCGGCTATCACGTCATCAGCTATGACGCGCGCGGCCACGGCGAAAGCGACTGGTCCCCCACTGCGGATTACGCGCTCGACGACCGGGTGAACGACCTGCGCGCGATCGTCGAGACGCTCGCGCAGCCCTATGCGCTGGTCGGCGCGTCGCTGGGCGGCGCGACCGCGATCCACGCCGCCGCATCGGGGCTTTCGCCAGCGGCGATGATACTCGTCGATATCGTGCCCGAACCCGAGCATGACGGCATCGCGCGGATCGTCGATTTCATGCGCGCCAATCCCGCCGGCTTCGCCTCGCTCGATGAGGCGGCCGATGCGGTCGCCGCCTATAACCCCGCCCGCCCGCGTCCGCGCGACCCCAGCGGGTTGCTCCGCAACCTGCGCGCGCGCGACGACGGGCGGCTTTATTGGCACTGGGATCCGCTCACCACCGCGACGCCTGCGGCCACGCATCATGCGGTCGTCCAGCGCTCCGCCAGGGCGCTGGCACAACGATCGAAGATGCCGTTGATGCTGGTGCGCGGGCTGAAAAGCGAGGTCGTGAGCGATTCCGGCGTCGCGGCGTTCAAGGCCGATGTCCCATGGCTCGAAGTCGCGGACGTGCGCGACGCGGGGCATATGGTAGCGGGCGATCGCAACGACGCCTTCAGCGCCAGCGTCGCCGCCTTCCTCCTGCGTCATCTGACGGTCGAGATGCCGGCATGA